A region from the Simiduia sp. 21SJ11W-1 genome encodes:
- a CDS encoding ATP-binding protein, whose translation MMGKQLFKPDALIDQLASVHFVLTRTLEIERPSQVLRKHMPELRAVDAEQVTLASVFKVIRPNTGIDYDTLSAASGVMVLMVAHSQGFAIRGQFVVDEQHRLHFVGAPWLAWMNQNHPDKMLPISDFKAWDPQLDQLVLLSTERQNIQDLEQLAKQLKQAKEEADAARHAQADFFAIMSHEMRTPLTGVVSALELIDATEFTGRARRMLEIANMAAKNLRAVVNQVLDYSKLQAGGFNNQRASFDVKKLSQSVVRVLEAKAAHKGLKIDLLISQELPAYLVADAAKIRQVTLNLLSNALKFTEQGKVELRVSLAKGDTGEPRLSVQVQDTGKGIAPHLHDQIFKPFLTYDATKGDAESGTGLGLTIAARMVEIMGGSIGFETTPGRGSCFRFELPVEVADTAADTLDLEEEAGIKCFEGRVLLVEDNEVNQYLGQLMLEDRGLEVVLANNGQEAVDKISRQIFDLVFMDVSMPVMDGLTATKIVRERKLAADIPIIAMTAHVGDDMQKEFMASGMNGVLHKPVDATLLEECLSQWLRGVEVAPPPAPCNGDAAAAPILDASRVDRLISDIGVQGYERYCQLLSEDLTKGVQEIVAAQAASDYALVGKIAHRLKGSSATVGLMELVRVTRHLELNAPKAKERAPIDAMIKDLGALCEDSLHALGKLDIN comes from the coding sequence ATGATGGGTAAGCAGCTGTTTAAGCCAGATGCGCTTATAGATCAGCTGGCGTCTGTACACTTTGTGCTGACTCGCACTTTGGAGATAGAACGCCCAAGCCAGGTACTACGCAAACACATGCCAGAATTGCGGGCCGTGGATGCAGAGCAGGTTACCTTGGCATCTGTGTTTAAGGTGATTCGCCCAAACACAGGCATTGATTACGATACGCTTAGTGCTGCATCGGGCGTTATGGTGCTTATGGTGGCTCACTCCCAAGGGTTTGCCATTCGTGGCCAGTTTGTGGTGGATGAACAGCACAGGCTACATTTTGTTGGGGCGCCTTGGCTTGCGTGGATGAATCAGAATCATCCAGACAAAATGCTACCCATCAGTGATTTTAAAGCCTGGGATCCGCAGCTTGATCAGCTGGTGCTCTTGTCTACCGAGCGGCAGAATATTCAAGATTTGGAACAGCTGGCCAAGCAGCTAAAGCAAGCCAAAGAAGAGGCAGATGCTGCCCGCCATGCCCAAGCTGATTTCTTTGCAATCATGAGCCATGAAATGCGTACCCCGCTGACCGGGGTGGTATCGGCATTGGAGTTAATTGATGCCACAGAGTTTACAGGCAGAGCCAGGCGCATGTTGGAAATTGCCAACATGGCTGCAAAAAATCTTCGCGCTGTTGTTAATCAAGTGCTCGACTACTCAAAGTTGCAAGCCGGGGGGTTCAATAATCAGCGTGCAAGCTTTGATGTAAAAAAACTTTCGCAGTCTGTAGTGCGCGTGCTTGAGGCAAAGGCCGCCCATAAGGGGCTGAAAATTGATCTTCTAATAAGTCAAGAGCTGCCAGCCTACCTTGTTGCTGATGCAGCAAAAATCCGTCAGGTGACCCTTAATCTGTTAAGTAATGCGTTGAAATTTACCGAGCAGGGTAAGGTTGAGCTGCGGGTGAGTTTGGCCAAAGGTGATACGGGCGAGCCCAGGTTAAGCGTACAGGTGCAAGACACAGGAAAAGGTATAGCGCCCCACCTGCATGATCAGATATTCAAACCTTTTTTAACCTACGATGCCACCAAAGGCGATGCGGAAAGTGGCACGGGCCTGGGGCTCACTATTGCTGCCCGCATGGTGGAAATCATGGGCGGAAGTATCGGATTTGAAACAACACCCGGGCGGGGCAGTTGCTTCCGGTTTGAGCTGCCCGTTGAAGTCGCAGACACAGCGGCAGATACCCTTGACCTTGAAGAAGAGGCAGGCATCAAGTGTTTCGAGGGCCGGGTGTTGTTGGTGGAAGACAATGAAGTTAATCAATATCTTGGCCAGTTAATGCTTGAAGATCGTGGCCTGGAGGTTGTACTTGCCAACAATGGCCAAGAGGCCGTCGATAAAATCAGCCGGCAAATTTTTGACCTGGTGTTTATGGATGTGTCTATGCCGGTAATGGATGGTTTAACCGCCACAAAAATTGTGCGCGAGCGAAAGCTCGCTGCGGATATTCCCATCATCGCCATGACCGCTCATGTGGGCGATGATATGCAAAAAGAGTTTATGGCTAGCGGCATGAATGGCGTGTTGCACAAACCCGTAGATGCAACACTTTTGGAAGAATGTTTAAGCCAATGGCTCAGGGGTGTGGAAGTTGCGCCCCCACCGGCACCGTGCAATGGCGATGCCGCAGCCGCACCTATTCTCGACGCCAGCAGGGTAGACAGGCTCATCAGTGACATTGGCGTACAAGGCTATGAGCGTTATTGCCAGTTGTTGTCTGAAGATTTGACCAAGGGAGTGCAGGAAATAGTCGCGGCGCAGGCCGCATCTGACTATGCGCTGGTTGGAAAAATCGCACACCGCCTTAAAGGGTCATCGGCAACCGTTGGCCTGATGGAGCTTGTGCGCGTAACCCGGCACCTGGAGCTAAACGCGCCCAAGGCTAAAGAGCGGGCGCCCATTGACGCCATGATCAAAGACCTTGGGGCACTGTGCGAAGATTCTCTGCACGCACTCGGCAAACTCGACATTAATTAA
- a CDS encoding methyltransferase: MTVHVIAICGCPGSGKSTLATKLAEQLNAIQLDMDDYQQFTNMTPAGLAQWVAEGADFNVLDLGDFIQRLESTKQHALEQGQPLIIVESHFGRAHAKTCAYFDQVFWLDAPADLALARNLKALDIGAAELSDFLHHYITRLQPLLALQRLRLSETSDVHLDASLPIDRLAAEVTQHISASHMRQMAAQHYLKIDAYLAQSAAACALACACRHKLLNPLHHPLPRTQWQGLCQTHANLSAEGAELLLSLLMANDVVRAQGNALVLAPAFAPLMAYTDLIQTKVRFAQLLAPDVTQRFAQWLGDGEEFMAGSQLFSLFDYHTATQTDFESVRKSREWMQLVSTYTRYEAQVFLAYFDMSNITRMLDIGGNSGEFLRQLCLAKPTLIGSVADLPGVCAAALQYQQGQAGMTQVRHIPGDARTDPIPINQDCVSFKSFLHDWPEDQLDTWLKVAANSLLPGGRIVIFERISGPLTG; encoded by the coding sequence ATGACAGTGCACGTAATCGCGATTTGTGGCTGCCCGGGCAGCGGCAAATCCACCTTGGCCACAAAGCTTGCCGAGCAGCTAAACGCCATCCAGCTGGATATGGACGACTACCAGCAGTTCACCAACATGACGCCCGCGGGCCTGGCCCAATGGGTGGCCGAGGGTGCGGATTTTAATGTGCTGGATTTGGGCGATTTCATCCAACGGCTGGAAAGCACGAAACAGCATGCGCTCGAACAAGGGCAACCCCTGATTATTGTCGAGAGCCACTTCGGGCGCGCGCACGCCAAAACCTGTGCATATTTTGATCAGGTGTTCTGGCTAGACGCGCCTGCGGACCTGGCACTGGCGCGCAACCTGAAAGCGCTCGATATTGGCGCTGCCGAGCTGTCGGATTTTTTGCATCATTACATCACCCGGCTGCAGCCACTGCTCGCCCTGCAACGCCTGCGGCTTTCAGAAACCAGCGATGTGCACCTGGATGCAAGCCTGCCCATTGATCGACTGGCGGCAGAGGTCACGCAACATATTTCCGCCAGCCACATGCGGCAGATGGCAGCGCAACACTACTTAAAAATAGATGCCTACCTCGCCCAAAGCGCTGCCGCCTGCGCGCTGGCTTGTGCCTGCAGGCACAAGCTGTTAAACCCACTGCATCACCCCTTGCCGCGCACACAATGGCAGGGCTTGTGCCAAACCCATGCAAATTTAAGCGCCGAGGGCGCAGAGCTGTTGCTTTCGCTGCTCATGGCCAATGATGTGGTGCGGGCGCAAGGTAATGCACTGGTGCTTGCACCCGCCTTTGCACCGCTGATGGCCTACACAGATCTCATTCAAACCAAGGTGCGTTTCGCACAACTGTTAGCGCCGGATGTAACACAACGCTTTGCCCAATGGCTGGGTGATGGCGAAGAATTTATGGCCGGCTCGCAATTGTTTTCGCTGTTTGATTACCACACAGCCACCCAAACAGACTTTGAAAGTGTGCGCAAATCGCGCGAGTGGATGCAACTGGTAAGCACCTATACGCGCTATGAAGCGCAGGTATTTCTCGCCTATTTTGATATGAGCAACATTACCCGCATGCTGGATATCGGCGGCAATAGCGGTGAATTTTTGCGCCAGCTATGTCTGGCTAAGCCCACGCTCATTGGCTCGGTGGCAGATTTACCGGGCGTATGCGCAGCAGCCCTTCAATACCAGCAGGGCCAAGCGGGTATGACGCAGGTACGCCACATACCGGGCGATGCCCGCACAGACCCCATTCCCATTAATCAAGATTGTGTGAGCTTTAAATCTTTTCTGCACGACTGGCCGGAAGATCAGCTGGATACCTGGTTAAAGGTGGCGGCCAATTCACTGCTGCCCGGCGGGAGGATTGTAATTTTTGAACGCATAAGCGGCCCGCTAACGGGCTAA
- a CDS encoding type 1 pili tip component, producing the protein MKVRELLTEWENTTDRWKGEVEYTLKLPVKDAARLEALAALYPAVDKQTLINQLLHAALEEIESTMPYVQGQKVVAHDELGDPMFEDVGLTPEYLRLRASFAEKFTPIS; encoded by the coding sequence ATGAAAGTGCGCGAGTTGTTGACTGAGTGGGAAAATACTACCGATCGCTGGAAGGGCGAGGTGGAGTACACGTTGAAGTTGCCGGTAAAGGATGCCGCGCGGCTGGAGGCCTTGGCGGCCTTGTACCCGGCCGTGGATAAGCAAACACTGATCAACCAGTTATTGCATGCAGCCCTTGAAGAAATCGAATCTACCATGCCCTATGTACAAGGCCAGAAAGTGGTGGCCCACGATGAGCTGGGAGACCCGATGTTCGAAGATGTGGGGCTTACGCCTGAGTATTTGCGCTTGCGGGCAAGCTTTGCTGAAAAGTTCACCCCAATAAGCTAA
- a CDS encoding oxidative damage protection protein produces the protein MSRTVMCRKYKKELPGLDMPPFPGAKGQALFADVSKQAWQEWLAHQTMLINEKHLNLMDMTARTYLSEQMEKFLSGDAYDAAEGYVPPSDSE, from the coding sequence ATGAGCCGCACCGTCATGTGTCGCAAATACAAGAAAGAATTGCCGGGCCTGGATATGCCGCCGTTCCCCGGTGCCAAGGGCCAGGCACTGTTTGCCGATGTGTCGAAGCAGGCGTGGCAGGAGTGGCTGGCGCACCAAACCATGCTCATTAATGAAAAACACCTGAATTTAATGGATATGACCGCCCGCACCTATTTGAGCGAACAAATGGAGAAGTTTCTTTCCGGCGATGCATACGACGCCGCCGAGGGCTATGTACCCCCCAGTGACAGCGAATAA
- a CDS encoding ABC transporter substrate-binding protein produces MLKAVTHLLLATCLLAQAAHGATPTERVRFSAMLEPVFMEADGTGALNELHSKLLSALPIATETHYAPPMRADHNFNAGTADALVPDFCNAALKRPYVRSVPFARIQRHIFTPPGSAPLTDLDQLKGLRVGLVRGYSYALQGPAGEGVQLVWLPSQRQALRMLVNGRLDAIVANAQELGAIINAEPLAWPSFEPKAPVLDRALCYAFADNQQGRQLAQAISAEILRLRDNGELARLLGPSALVKLPLSNHSKEQQ; encoded by the coding sequence ATGTTGAAAGCGGTTACCCACCTATTGCTGGCCACTTGCTTGCTGGCACAGGCAGCCCACGGCGCCACGCCCACGGAGCGTGTGCGCTTTAGCGCCATGCTGGAGCCTGTGTTCATGGAGGCAGACGGCACGGGCGCACTCAACGAACTGCACAGCAAGCTCTTGAGTGCATTGCCCATCGCCACAGAAACCCACTATGCACCGCCCATGCGGGCTGACCACAATTTTAATGCCGGCACCGCCGATGCCCTGGTGCCAGATTTTTGCAATGCAGCCCTCAAGCGCCCCTACGTGCGCTCGGTACCTTTTGCACGCATCCAGCGGCATATTTTTACGCCACCGGGCAGCGCACCGCTCACCGATCTGGATCAGCTTAAAGGCCTGCGCGTGGGCTTGGTGCGAGGCTACAGCTATGCGCTTCAGGGCCCGGCGGGCGAGGGCGTGCAACTTGTGTGGTTGCCCAGCCAACGCCAGGCGCTGCGCATGTTGGTTAACGGCCGCCTGGATGCCATAGTGGCCAATGCCCAGGAATTGGGCGCCATCATCAACGCCGAGCCCCTGGCCTGGCCCAGCTTCGAGCCCAAGGCCCCGGTGTTAGACCGCGCGCTCTGCTACGCCTTTGCAGATAACCAGCAAGGCCGGCAACTCGCGCAGGCTATCAGCGCTGAAATATTGCGCCTGCGCGATAATGGCGAACTGGCGCGCCTCTTGGGCCCCAGTGCGCTGGTAAAATTGCCACTTTCCAATCACTCAAAGGAGCAACAATGA
- the mutY gene encoding A/G-specific adenine glycosylase: MTNQPAVFANTVLAWFDQHGRKHLPWAQGINAYRVWVSEIMLQQTQVATVIPYFERFMARFPTVQALAEAPIDDVLHLWTGLGYYARARNLHKAAKQVVNEFNGEFPRTVQSLEQLCGVGRSTAGAIASIAFGEQAAILDGNVKRVLARYHGVEGWPGQTAVANALWALAEAATPATRNGDYTQAMMDLGATLCTRAKPSCESCPLLGGCVAHATGRVAQLPGKKPRKTLPEKSVQLLMLRDANGRLLLEQRPPTGIWGGLWSFPELAPDQSAGAHAKRHYGEVAQVAKLEPWRHTFSHYHLHIHPVLIELGAIAPAIADQPVRWIKPHAPGNLGLAAPVSRLLAELAELEPLC; encoded by the coding sequence ATGACTAACCAACCCGCAGTCTTTGCCAACACCGTGCTGGCATGGTTCGACCAGCACGGTCGCAAACACCTGCCTTGGGCGCAGGGCATTAATGCCTACCGGGTGTGGGTATCTGAAATTATGCTCCAGCAAACCCAGGTGGCCACAGTTATCCCGTATTTCGAGCGGTTTATGGCGCGCTTCCCCACGGTGCAGGCTCTGGCAGAAGCCCCCATAGATGACGTGCTGCATCTGTGGACGGGCCTGGGCTATTACGCCCGCGCGCGCAACCTGCACAAGGCGGCCAAGCAGGTAGTGAATGAATTTAATGGCGAGTTCCCGCGCACGGTGCAATCACTCGAGCAACTGTGCGGCGTGGGCCGGTCAACCGCCGGCGCTATCGCCTCCATTGCCTTCGGCGAGCAAGCCGCCATTTTAGATGGCAACGTAAAGCGGGTGCTGGCCCGTTATCACGGGGTAGAAGGCTGGCCCGGGCAAACCGCCGTTGCCAACGCGCTCTGGGCACTGGCCGAGGCCGCAACGCCGGCTACGCGCAATGGCGACTACACCCAGGCCATGATGGATTTGGGTGCCACCCTGTGTACCCGTGCCAAACCCAGCTGCGAATCCTGCCCGCTGCTGGGTGGCTGTGTGGCGCACGCCACCGGCCGGGTAGCGCAACTGCCGGGCAAAAAACCCCGCAAAACCCTGCCGGAAAAATCGGTACAGTTGCTGATGCTGCGCGATGCAAACGGCCGGCTACTGCTAGAGCAGCGCCCACCCACCGGTATTTGGGGCGGCCTTTGGAGCTTCCCGGAGCTGGCGCCTGATCAATCGGCAGGCGCCCACGCCAAGCGCCACTATGGCGAGGTGGCGCAGGTTGCCAAGCTCGAGCCCTGGCGCCACACCTTTAGCCACTACCACCTGCACATTCACCCGGTATTAATCGAGCTGGGGGCCATAGCACCTGCCATTGCCGATCAGCCGGTGCGCTGGATCAAACCCCACGCACCCGGCAATCTTGGGCTGGCGGCACCGGTTTCCAGGCTGTTGGCTGAACTCGCCGAACTCGAACCCCTATGTTGA
- a CDS encoding AsmA family protein, with translation MVRFLKIVVILLLLLVAAVVALVLTFDPNKYKPDIIDAAARHNVALRMDGDLGWQLWPRIAIKAKAVSVADPATPEQPIAAIDYFAVSVQLLPLFKQQIMIDGITLSGAKINLKVDAKGQGNWQNLGQTAALTQPQLRFAHATAFDSAPLTAVQDAAPAFNLEQNLQLRRLTLKESELHFANASGLKLQLSNLSTEVTDLVLDGTSFPVSLNTDFTLARPEASTLMGNTGAEFELQVPAALDQIIIEQLKAPTTLVQGATQAQVVLNANAKVLLGRANGGELSYSGELALAPANIQQLMQAMGTPLPPMAHPQALHKVAMSGPFTGTANNISLAPLTLKVDETNITGSAGITDFSTLAIAVDIKGDAINLDHYLPPATPPAKGSAAGTKAGFARAATSQAPDALPLEALRSLNLNLLAGFDTLSVKGLNFKQVQTRVDAKAGLIELKRFDALLHEGPLNASAVFDARQDQATLNFTATGSRMPLQQLLEDFEAPALVSGNGGLVAKGSAKGATSTALVDSLTANIDLTSDQMLLHNMNLEKSLCQLAMLAQKQDMPQINWADATKLQTLTSNIQYANKTLKVQSLKGGVESMALAGLGKVDLNKSLLDLKFNLRIDEAANKLLNCPITNKKLLNRDIPVRCKDTFEKLGATSCAPDLAMLEDLYRDEVKSKVNKELDKQLDKHLEKNPEAKELLKGLFGGKKKKDD, from the coding sequence GTGGTACGGTTTCTTAAGATTGTGGTGATTTTACTGTTGTTGCTGGTAGCGGCCGTTGTGGCGCTGGTACTGACATTCGATCCGAACAAATATAAACCCGACATCATAGACGCCGCCGCCCGGCACAATGTTGCCCTGCGCATGGATGGCGACCTGGGCTGGCAGCTGTGGCCGCGTATCGCCATTAAGGCCAAAGCCGTATCCGTTGCAGACCCGGCAACCCCCGAGCAACCCATTGCCGCTATCGACTACTTTGCCGTGTCTGTGCAGTTGCTGCCGCTGTTCAAGCAACAAATCATGATTGATGGCATTACCCTGAGCGGCGCCAAGATCAACCTGAAAGTAGACGCCAAAGGCCAGGGCAACTGGCAAAACCTGGGCCAAACCGCGGCGCTTACACAGCCACAGTTGCGCTTCGCCCACGCCACCGCCTTTGATAGCGCCCCACTCACAGCAGTTCAGGATGCAGCCCCGGCCTTCAACCTTGAGCAAAACCTGCAATTGCGCCGATTAACCCTTAAAGAATCCGAGCTGCACTTTGCCAATGCCAGCGGCCTTAAACTGCAGCTGAGCAATTTGAGCACAGAGGTGACAGATCTCGTACTTGATGGCACAAGCTTCCCGGTGAGCCTGAATACCGATTTCACCCTGGCCAGGCCCGAGGCCAGCACGCTCATGGGCAACACCGGCGCTGAATTTGAACTGCAAGTACCGGCCGCGCTCGACCAGATTATTATTGAACAGCTCAAAGCCCCCACAACACTGGTGCAAGGGGCCACCCAAGCCCAAGTGGTGCTGAACGCCAATGCTAAGGTGCTGCTGGGCCGCGCCAACGGCGGCGAGCTTAGCTACTCGGGCGAACTCGCGCTGGCACCGGCCAATATCCAGCAGCTCATGCAAGCCATGGGCACCCCCTTGCCGCCCATGGCCCACCCACAGGCGCTGCACAAGGTAGCCATGAGCGGCCCCTTTACAGGCACCGCCAACAACATCAGCCTGGCCCCGCTTACCCTCAAGGTTGATGAAACCAACATCACCGGTAGCGCCGGCATTACCGATTTCAGCACCTTGGCCATCGCCGTTGATATTAAAGGCGATGCCATTAACCTCGATCACTACCTGCCACCGGCAACACCACCTGCCAAGGGTAGCGCTGCCGGCACCAAAGCAGGCTTCGCGCGGGCAGCCACTAGCCAAGCCCCGGATGCCCTGCCCCTTGAGGCCCTGCGCAGCCTGAACCTGAATTTACTGGCGGGCTTCGACACCCTTTCGGTAAAAGGGCTCAACTTCAAGCAGGTGCAAACCCGGGTAGACGCCAAGGCAGGGCTGATAGAACTCAAGCGTTTCGATGCCCTTTTGCACGAGGGGCCGCTCAATGCCAGCGCCGTGTTCGACGCCCGCCAAGACCAAGCCACCTTGAATTTCACTGCCACCGGCAGCCGCATGCCGCTGCAACAACTACTGGAAGACTTCGAGGCACCGGCGCTGGTTTCCGGCAATGGCGGCCTGGTGGCCAAGGGCTCGGCCAAAGGCGCCACCAGCACAGCATTGGTAGACAGCCTTACCGCCAACATAGACCTCACCAGCGATCAGATGCTGCTGCACAACATGAACCTGGAGAAAAGCCTGTGCCAGCTGGCAATGCTGGCCCAAAAGCAAGACATGCCCCAAATCAACTGGGCCGATGCCACCAAGTTGCAAACGCTGACCTCGAACATTCAATACGCCAATAAAACCCTGAAGGTGCAATCGCTTAAGGGCGGCGTAGAGAGCATGGCGCTGGCGGGCCTCGGCAAAGTAGACCTCAACAAGAGCCTGCTGGATTTGAAGTTCAACCTGCGCATTGATGAGGCCGCCAATAAATTGCTGAACTGCCCTATTACCAATAAGAAGCTGTTAAACCGCGACATTCCCGTGCGCTGCAAAGACACCTTCGAAAAACTGGGTGCCACCTCCTGCGCGCCAGACCTGGCCATGCTCGAAGACCTCTACCGCGACGAGGTAAAAAGCAAAGTAAACAAGGAGCTGGATAAACAGCTAGACAAGCACCTGGAGAAGAACCCAGAGGCAAAAGAGCTGTTAAAGGGCCTGTTTGGTGGCAAAAAGAAGAAAGATGACTAA
- the gcvT gene encoding glycine cleavage system aminomethyltransferase GcvT: protein MGNKTPLFEAHKAMGGRVVDFGGWDMPVNYGSQVEEHHKVRTEAGMFDVSHMTIVDVTGADAKVFLQKLLANDVAKIESAHGKAMYTGMLNEQGGVIDDLIVYYMGDWYRTVVNCATREKDLAWMAQVAADFDVAITEQPGLAMVAVQGPAAIAKTQQVLAGAAELIGGLKVFQGATYGEWFIARTGYTGEDGLEIMVPADEVVGFWQALADAGVQPCGLGARDTLRLEAGMNLYGSDMDETISPLEANMGWTIAWEPAERDFIGRAALAAQKAAGVKRKLVGLVLEEKGVLRGHQKVIVQGSTETGEVTSGTFSPTLGYSIALARVPVEVGDTCLVEIRNKRVPVKVVKPSFVRNGKKIF, encoded by the coding sequence ATGGGAAACAAGACCCCACTGTTTGAGGCTCACAAGGCCATGGGTGGCCGCGTGGTGGATTTTGGCGGCTGGGATATGCCTGTCAACTACGGCTCGCAGGTAGAAGAGCACCACAAGGTGCGCACCGAGGCCGGCATGTTCGACGTTTCCCACATGACCATCGTGGATGTTACCGGGGCCGACGCCAAGGTGTTTCTGCAAAAGCTGCTGGCCAACGATGTGGCCAAAATCGAATCGGCCCACGGCAAGGCCATGTACACCGGTATGCTCAACGAGCAGGGCGGTGTCATCGACGATTTGATCGTCTATTACATGGGCGACTGGTACCGCACGGTGGTGAACTGCGCCACCCGCGAAAAAGATCTGGCCTGGATGGCGCAAGTGGCGGCAGATTTTGACGTTGCCATTACCGAGCAGCCGGGCCTTGCCATGGTTGCGGTGCAAGGCCCCGCAGCCATCGCCAAAACACAGCAAGTATTGGCCGGTGCGGCCGAGCTGATTGGCGGCTTGAAAGTTTTCCAGGGCGCGACCTATGGCGAGTGGTTCATCGCCCGCACCGGCTACACAGGTGAAGACGGCCTGGAAATCATGGTGCCGGCAGATGAAGTGGTTGGCTTTTGGCAGGCGCTGGCTGATGCCGGAGTGCAACCCTGCGGCCTGGGCGCACGCGATACCCTGCGCCTGGAGGCGGGCATGAACCTCTATGGCTCTGATATGGATGAAACCATCTCGCCGCTGGAGGCCAACATGGGCTGGACCATCGCCTGGGAGCCAGCCGAGCGGGACTTCATTGGCCGCGCTGCGCTGGCCGCACAAAAAGCCGCCGGTGTTAAGCGCAAGCTGGTGGGCCTGGTGCTGGAAGAAAAGGGCGTGCTGCGCGGCCACCAGAAGGTGATAGTGCAAGGCTCCACCGAAACCGGCGAAGTCACCAGTGGGACATTCTCGCCAACCTTGGGGTATTCTATCGCCCTGGCGCGCGTACCGGTTGAAGTGGGCGATACTTGTCTGGTAGAAATACGCAACAAACGGGTGCCTGTAAAAGTGGTGAAGCCAAGCTTTGTCCGCAACGGTAAAAAGATATTCTAA
- the gcvH gene encoding glycine cleavage system protein GcvH, whose translation MSEIRKELKYMSSHEWARIEDDGTVTVGISDHAQEALGDVVYVETPEVGATVNAGEEAGVVESVKAASDIFSPITGEVIAVNEALEDAPETVNSSPYDDGWFFKVKPTDLSELDDALDADGYAAACEDE comes from the coding sequence ATGAGCGAAATTCGCAAAGAACTGAAATACATGTCCAGCCACGAATGGGCGCGCATCGAAGATGATGGCACCGTGACTGTGGGCATTTCCGATCACGCCCAAGAAGCACTGGGTGATGTGGTTTACGTAGAAACCCCGGAAGTCGGCGCCACTGTAAACGCCGGTGAAGAAGCCGGTGTGGTTGAATCTGTAAAAGCCGCCTCTGATATCTTTTCGCCCATTACCGGTGAGGTTATCGCCGTTAACGAAGCCTTGGAAGATGCCCCTGAAACCGTTAACAGCTCGCCCTACGATGACGGCTGGTTCTTCAAGGTGAAGCCCACCGATTTGAGCGAGCTCGACGACGCCCTGGATGCCGACGGCTACGCCGCCGCCTGCGAAGACGAGTAA
- a CDS encoding ubiquinone/menaquinone biosynthesis methyltransferase yields MRTESSNNAAGLDVARDNIFARIADRYDWLCDIFSFGIHRYWKSVAVKEILRHKPQVILDAAAGTGDISVRLVQQKELHPSTIVVSDICDAMLRVAQKRLARHTHAHNLEFAPANAERLSEFNEQTFDCYVMSFALKICNRQRVLEAAYGVLKPGGVLIMVEASRIKPAWLQALYLAYMSLCMPIIGWLATGGDASAYKYLLTGVKDIPDAEVVAEEISACGFTQVNYRRLSLGIVAIHSAIKPPALT; encoded by the coding sequence ATGCGTACTGAATCATCCAATAATGCCGCGGGCCTTGATGTGGCAAGAGATAACATCTTCGCAAGAATTGCAGATCGGTACGATTGGTTGTGCGACATCTTCAGTTTTGGTATTCACCGCTATTGGAAATCGGTAGCGGTCAAGGAAATCCTGCGCCACAAACCTCAGGTCATTCTGGATGCTGCCGCTGGCACAGGCGACATATCTGTTCGGCTGGTGCAGCAAAAAGAATTGCACCCCTCAACTATCGTTGTTTCTGATATTTGCGATGCCATGCTGCGCGTGGCACAAAAGCGGCTGGCACGTCATACCCATGCGCATAATCTTGAGTTCGCGCCTGCCAATGCTGAAAGGTTATCTGAATTTAACGAGCAAACATTTGATTGCTACGTTATGTCTTTTGCGCTCAAAATTTGTAATAGGCAGCGCGTATTGGAGGCCGCATATGGGGTGTTGAAGCCAGGCGGCGTACTGATTATGGTAGAGGCCTCACGCATAAAACCTGCTTGGTTGCAGGCCCTGTATTTAGCGTATATGTCGTTGTGTATGCCCATCATCGGCTGGCTTGCAACCGGCGGTGATGCCTCTGCATACAAGTACCTTTTAACCGGAGTTAAGGATATTCCCGATGCCGAAGTGGTGGCAGAGGAAATATCCGCCTGCGGTTTTACCCAAGTTAACTATAGGCGCTTAAGCCTGGGCATTGTGGCAATTCATTCAGCCATAAAGCCACCCGCGCTAACCTAA